ccccgcccccgcgcGCCGGGCCCgcctgaggggcggggcgggccgggggtaCCGGGGGGCACCGGAGGGTACCGGGCGGTACCGGCCCGTACCGGGCAGCACCGGGGAGTACTGCGGGTCCCGGCGCCCTCGCAGTCCGCTGTGCCCCCAGGATGGCGGCGTGGgcgctgctggcgctgctggctctggctccGGCGGCCGCAGGTAAAGGGCTGGGCAAGGTCACCCTCCGGCCCTCCAGCCCCGCGGGCATCCTCTGCAGCCGGGCCCCGGAGAGAGcctcccctgagaccccccgAGACCCACTTCGGGGCACCTGGCACCGCCAGAACCCCTGCCATCACAGCAGCTCGGCTCCGATGCCGAGGGAATTCCCTAAGCCCTCCCAAGCCCTGATTTGGTGCCCTTTGCACTGCTCCGAGCCTCGTATGTGCATTGGCATTTCCCCAACCCCTTTTCGGGTGCCCCGCTTGGCCCCTCCTGTAAATCCTCCCAGCCCCACTTTGATACCTTTGAACCTCCAGATCCTCTTTGATGAGGCTGGCACTACTCAGAGCCCCACTTTGGGGCCCTTGGCATCCCCTTTAGCCCAGTTTTGATGCCTTTATTACCCCCCACCCATCTTTCACACTCTTCACCCCCAAGCTCTGCTTCTATGCCCTCTGCACTCCCAGAGCCGCGGTTTGACACCCTCTGCACACCCTGAGTCCCACTTTGACAAGCGTGGCATCCCCCCAAGCCTCAGTTCAATGCCCTTTGCATGCCCCGAGTCCCACTTTGATGCCCTtcacacccccagcccctccccaacGCCcttggcccagctctgctgccgtGGGACGATGCTTTACGTAAGGTGGGAGCCGCATGCGGCTCCTTGGTGGTGTCTCGTGGGctctcctcccttccctcctcccttcttcttcccttccctcctcccagcTGCTTTTTATAGCTTCCACTCTTCCCTGGCGTCTCAGttttaggcttttttttctcctccgaCTTGTTTTTTATATAACTCCCAGAGCCTTGTGGCATGAGGCAGCGGGACCAGCGATGCAGCTGACTCCTGAGGGGCCAAGAACATCATTCctgtcctttccttttccctttccctttccctttccctttccccttccctttccctttccttttccctttccctttccctttccccttccccttccctttccttttccctttccctttccttttccctttccctttccctttccccttccccttccctttccttttccctttccctttccctttccccttttccttcccctttccccagcctaggatgagctgcagaggagatgAGGCTCCATGAGCTCTGCTTTGGTCACCGGGGTTCTCTGCCCAGATCACCCCTCACACATTACTTCTGACCCCCTTTTCAAATATGATTTTCTTTTCACACTGCAAAAATGGGGCTTttgggggtgccagggctgagccttctCCTTCCATCCCCACTGAAGGTGCCTTTGCCAATGCTGCACACCTGATGTTTTCCATCCCACCTTTGGCAAACCATTTTCCAAGAGAAAAATACATCAGAATATTCATTagcaaggctgggctgggagagacaCTCCCATGCTGCTATTAGAGGAATTTTTACCAAAATCTGTACCCAAATCCATGTAATACAAGATGTAACATGCTCCCTATACTTTAGGAGGTGAATTCCCTCTTGTGGAATTTAAATTCTGCCTCTTCCTCAGCTCTGTGGTGATTTTAACCACCTTAAAGCTGACTGGGAATCTGTAAATTAGGTGGGATCTCAAATAATCTGTATTTAAGAGGGGGTCAGGGTGTTTTTCTCTGGGAGCTGATGTTTGCACTGTTTGCTGGTTCCAGGGGGGATGCTCAGCTTTGCCTCCTACTATGGTGACCACATGGTGCTGCAGCAGAAGCCCTCGGGGGCCGTGGTGTGGGGCCACGGGGAGCTCGGGGCCGTGGTGACCCTGACTCTCTCAGGTGCCAGTGGCCTCGTCATCATGGAGAAAACAGCTCAGGTTAAAGGTCAGTCCCAGACTTTCACTAGAAATCGATGGTTTTGGTGGCCAAAGAATGCTCTGAGCCCAAATCAGAGCCCATGGTGGGGTGGCTGAGGCAGGGTTTGGCAGCACCCCTGTGTTTGTCacactgctgccctggggctgcaagGTGCTGGTGACATTGTGcttttccctctccaggggaccTGGGGGGCTCAGccatcccctccccagcagtgcagccttTGCTCACTGTGGTTGCCTCAGTGGCTCCCGTGGGTGCCCagtgggagctgagctgctgctggagtgggtggcagagaggctgtgcaggggacagggggaaTTTACCTTCTCTCCCTGTCTAAACCAGGTCTGAGGAACCTCCAGAGCACTTCCAGGTTCTCTTTCAATCTCTGCCCTGTGGGATCTCTAAGCCCCAAAGGATTTTGCCTGTGCAAGCAGAAACTTCTTGGAGCTGGGAAGGCTCAGGGGAACCTCAAATCCCAGCTACATCCCTGCCTGAAGAGTTGGGAGGGAGCTCATCACCTTTGGAGGGtaaaagtgctgcccaagggtACCTCCATAAGATGAAGAGCCTGGAGGTGTCTTGTGGGAGAGCAGCAATCCAGGAGATCTGCAGGATCCAGCCAGAAAATCCATGCTAAGCTCCAGCAGAATATCTTTACGCTTCGATTTGGCGCCTCTAAAATTAGCTGGAGACATctcagtgtcacacacaccAAGCTGCTCCTGTaatcccagttcctcccagcaGCTTCTGCTCTGACACACATTTGTTTTccaggttttcttttttaaccccTAAATTCCTGCAGGAGAAAGGTCCTTCTGATGCCAGAGGGCTTCTGAAATCTATTTCCTCGACCTGTCTCTGTGGTGGAGAAGCTTTTCTCTGTTGCCTGTCCTTCCCTACTGGTTGATGGCTGCTCATCCAACATCCTGGTGAAGGTCTTGAGGCCTTCATAAGGGTGGTGGAAGATAAGCaccatcctcttcctccaggACCTTCTGGGACTTGGACAACTGTCCTGAACCCAATGGACCGGGGCGGTCCCTATGCACTGACAGCCGAGCAGGGCTTGGAGAACGTGACCCTGCGGGACATCTACTTTGGAGACGTGTGGCTTTGCAGTGGGCAGAgcaacatggcaatgacagtcCTGCAGGTAAAGcccctcagcacagagcaggcagagcaggtaGGGATGAGGCAGGGAAGCAGCCTGCATGCTCCTGGCCCTTCTCCAGGTGGCCAATGCCAGCCAGGAGCTCGCTGCCGCCGCTCGCTATCCCTACGTCCGTGTCTTTGCTGCGGCGCCTGCCCGCTCCAGCGTGGAGCTGGAGGACCTGGAGCAGATTGATTTGCCATGGTCCATCCCAACAGCTGGTGAGTGCAATGTGCCTCCAGAAGAGAGCTTGGAAATGGGTTTTTTCCCACTGTTTCCCTTTGCAGCCTGCTGTTTCTTGAGCAGAAATCCTGGGCCACGGGAATTTCACCTACTTCTCGGCCGTGTGCTGGCTCTTGGGGCGCTCCCTGTATGATGCTCTGGGGACCCCCATCGGGCTGGTGGAGGTGGCCTGGGGAGGGACCCCCATTGAGGCCTGGTCCTCCCGCCGGGTTCTGCAGGCATGTGGGCTCCCAGAGGACACAGGGAGGTGAGAGAAGGTGCTGTGGAAACGCCTCCTGCTCTGTACCACGCTGCTTTTGGGGAGCATCCTCATCCCTTCCCACCTCACTTCTTCTCCCAGAGCCTCACAGCCCCCTCTCTGCATCATTATACTCCCTCTGGATAAAAAAACCCTCTTGTGCCAAGAGCATAAGCACATCTGGGTGGATAAAAGGAGAAGAGAGGGACCCCACATCTCCCTTTGCCATGGTGCTTGCTTTAACCTAAAGGCTGCCATGGGCTTTGTGCCCCCCTTAAACCTAACTTTGTCTTCCAGCACCTCCCCACATCAGCATCCCTCTGGCCCAAAAACGCCCTCGGTGCTCTGGAATGCCATGATCCACCCGCTGCTCAACATGACCCTGCGGGGCGTCGCTTGGTACCAGGGTGAGCCCCCATTTCTATCCCTGGGGTGGAGCAGCCCCCACTGTCCCACCAAGCTCTCACCAGCCCTTCTTTCTGGGGAAAGGTGAGGAGAATACCCTGCTGAACACAGACCAGTACAACTGCACCTTCCCTGCACTCATTGCTGACTGGCGCTGGGCGTTCCACACCGGATCAGCCGGACAGACAGAGCCACGTCTCCCCTTTGGCTTTGTGCAGGTGTGGTGGGTGAGAGGGGTGACATCCCCCCTTGTCCTTGGGGGATACCCAGGGACAGGATGCTGTAAGCACATGTGCATCCTGCCAAGTGCTGAAAATCGCAGGCAGGACCACAGTGGCCACTTTTGGGATCTGAGCCactcccccatgtcccctgtgccTCACAGCTGTCCACCTACCGCCATGAGAGTGCAGACGACAGCTTTCCCCGGCTCCGCTGGCACCAGACAGCCGACCTGGGCGTTGTTCCCAACGCCAGGATGCCCAGCACTTTCATGGCTGTGGCCATGGATCTGGGGGACGAGCACTCTCCCTATGGCAGGTGAGTCCTGGGCTGGGGTGAGGGTGTAGGgatggaggttttggggttccagCTCCATCTTTCCCCTCTTCCTGGGCAGTGTCCACCCCCGGGACAAGCAGAGCGTGGCTCACCGACTGCTGCTGGGTGCCTTGGCTGTGGCCTATGGGGACAAGGGCCTCGTGTTCCAGGGACCATTTCCCACCCGGGCTGTCCTGGAGGTGACCAGGGGGCTGCTGAATGTCACCTACAGCCAGGAGCTCATCTGGCGCCAGAGGGATGCACAGGCATTTGAGGTGAGCAGTGGGATATCCTCTCCAAGGAACTCAGAAGGGATGGCACCACTGATGGGGGTTTCTCTGCTCCCCaggtgtgctgctccagcctggcctccccGTGCCAGTGGCTGCTGGCACCAGTGGTGGCAGTGAGGTCCCACACGGTGACGCTGGCCCTGAGTGGCTGCAGGACGCTGGTGCTGGGGCTGCGCTATGCCTGGGCTGAGTGGCCCTGCGAGTACCTGGCCTGTCCCCTCTACAACTCCCAGGGGCTGCCTGCACCCTCCTTCCTGCTGGACaccctccctgcagggagcactg
This sequence is a window from Zonotrichia albicollis isolate bZonAlb1 chromosome 27, bZonAlb1.hap1, whole genome shotgun sequence. Protein-coding genes within it:
- the SIAE gene encoding sialate O-acetylesterase isoform X1, which gives rise to MAAWALLALLALAPAAAGGMLSFASYYGDHMVLQQKPSGAVVWGHGELGAVVTLTLSGASGLVIMEKTAQVKGPSGTWTTVLNPMDRGGPYALTAEQGLENVTLRDIYFGDVWLCSGQSNMAMTVLQVANASQELAAAARYPYVRVFAAAPARSSVELEDLEQIDLPWSIPTAEILGHGNFTYFSAVCWLLGRSLYDALGTPIGLVEVAWGGTPIEAWSSRRVLQACGLPEDTGSTSPHQHPSGPKTPSVLWNAMIHPLLNMTLRGVAWYQGEENTLLNTDQYNCTFPALIADWRWAFHTGSAGQTEPRLPFGFVQLSTYRHESADDSFPRLRWHQTADLGVVPNARMPSTFMAVAMDLGDEHSPYGSVHPRDKQSVAHRLLLGALAVAYGDKGLVFQGPFPTRAVLEVTRGLLNVTYSQELIWRQRDAQAFEVCCSSLASPCQWLLAPVVAVRSHTVTLALSGCRTLVLGLRYAWAEWPCEYLACPLYNSQGLPAPSFLLDTLPAGSTAEGRELLLLPSSGFPLN
- the SIAE gene encoding sialate O-acetylesterase isoform X2; this encodes MAAWALLALLALAPAAAGGMLSFASYYGDHMVLQQKPSGAVVWGHGELGAVVTLTLSGASGLVIMEKTAQVKGPSGTWTTVLNPMDRGGPYALTAEQGLENVTLRDIYFGDVWLCSGQSNMAMTVLQVANASQELAAAARYPYVRVFAAAPARSSVELEDLEQIDLPWSIPTAEILGHGNFTYFSAVCWLLGRSLYDALGTPIGLVEVAWGGTPIEAWSSRRVLQACGLPEDTGSTSPHQHPSGPKTPSVLWNAMIHPLLNMTLRGVAWYQGEENTLLNTDQYNCTFPALIADWRWAFHTGSAGQTEPRLPFGFVQLSTYRHESADDSFPRLRWHQTADLGVVPNARMPSTFMAVAMDLGDEHSPYGSVHPRDKQSVAHRLLLGALAVAYGDKGLVFQGPFPTRAVLEVTRGLLNVTYSQELIWRQRDAQAFEWLPSGR